Within the Arachis duranensis cultivar V14167 chromosome 10, aradu.V14167.gnm2.J7QH, whole genome shotgun sequence genome, the region ATATACTTCTGATTTTATGTTTACATACCAATACCATTAGGTTATTGATTTCACTTTACGCATTTTGACATATTAACTTGGTTCTAATCTAACTTTAGGTTGATATATGGGAGCAAAGGAGAGTGTTTGGATCTCGGGCAAAGAACCTTAAAGATCTAATGCTTGCAGAAGAAGCACCTACACCATTGCAATTCAGCAAAAAGAGATCACGCTCTGgttctttaaaaattgttaaaaggGATTCTCGCTCCATCAAATTGGTAAGACTAAGCTCCACTCCTGCCTCttccaattttaaatttaaatcattcCATTGGTGATACGTCCCTCAAACTGGGTTGCAATATTCCTAAAATATCTCATCGTCGTGATATTGTATTGAAGCCAGAAATTGTCCATAGGAGGTCCAGCAGAAAAAATAGTATCTGCATTTCATTCGGTGCTCACTGAACAATCCATTGAAGATGCAGAGATGAGTAAATCCAAGTCTGCTATTCAACACATGAAAAAGATGGAAAACGATGTTGACATTGCGTGCTCTATTGGTAAGCATACAGCAGAACAGAGTAGCACCTGTAGCATGCAAGTTGggattttattattgatttttataaatTGTTTCAGCAATGGATCCTAAGCGAAAAACTTTGTCAAAGGAGTtagaaaaggaagagaataCCTTGAAACAGTGCATAGAGAAGCTTAAATTAGTTGAAGCAAATAGAGTTGTACTTGTCTCTCATTTAAAAGAAGCTTTGCATGAGCAGGTAAATTTTGATGCTGTTCAATGTACTTGATAGTTTTGTTTATGATTCATGCAGTTTTGTTCCTAATTGCATCTTGTTGCTGTTGCTTGTGGATACTTGTACCAGGAAGCGGACCTGGAGAATATTCGCACTCAGATGCTGGTATATACTGTTCATGTTTCTTTTCTCCTCAATGGGTAccggattttttttttgtttccttcATGGCAAATTATATAGGATGGGTCACAATAATTGCTGATACTGGAGATGATTTTTGCTGAAAGTTCACAAACCATAAAGGAGTTCAGTGCAATAAACTCtatttagaaagaaaataacatttttggatggagaattaCTTGACAGAAGGATCATTACACAAGTCTATATGGCATTATAAGTTTTTTCTATATGGCATTTTGAGCTTGCTTCGAATTCAACCATGCTAGGTGTACACAAAAAATTAGCCACCCATATAAATACATGTTGAAATACAAAATGCACATTGAAAATGAGTTAGATAAAACATGTATTTATAGATAAATAACGCATATTATGTGCATATAGCATTTTTGCTTCGCATTACCTGAACTTGGATAAAGTTTTGGTAAATGATAATGCTTACAATTCTTGCTTTTTGACTAATTATATATAGGTTGCACAAGCAAAAGTAGAAGAGGCTAGCATCATGCGGGCACGACTTGATAATGAAGATTCTTCGCAAAAAGCGACCACTGCAACAACCTCACCTGCTGTTGCAAATGGAAATTCAGAAGCAGCAACAAAAAAGTCAGCAGCAGCAATCGCTGCCGAGGTTGCAGATAAGCTcacagcatcatcatcatctcagTTGATCATGACTTCTGTTCTCTCAACATTTGCCGCCGAAGAGGCGAAAAGTGCTGGCCCGACTTCGTCCGAGTCAACCACACAACAGTTGATTGCTGCACAAAACCATTCATACCCATCAGTTTTGGTAACCCAACCAATCCTGCAGGATGTAGCCTCTGCATCCCAAGGTCAGTATCCCATGCTTTGTAATCCGTCTACGCAGCAATATGTGCAGTCAACGGGAGCTGCCCACTCTCCATATTATGTCAGCATCTCGCCAGTGCCAGTGCCGCTGCCGCAGCCACCACCCCCAGCTCATGTAGCGGCGATGATGCCTTTACCACATCAGACGCTGCCAATCATGCAACAACAATCAATACCTGTACCACAGCGAGCCCCTGCACCTCCTAGTTTCCGGCCACTACAGCCGCCGGGAATGGTGTACTATACTAATCCTCAGCAATCTATATAAGACCTATAATGGCGAAACCGTAGTTAACATGACCGTTTTGGAAACGAGCGAATTCTGGATATTTggaattttatttatgttaccaTGAAGAACGCATGGGACTTGAGATTGAGCTGGAAAATGGAAGCAAAGATTACATATATACCTGGAAATGGGATGGAGAGGAATCAGACCCGCATGAATTTCTTAGAGAGGAAGTATGAAGAGCCAACATCTTCGACCAACGTTGTAGTTAACACTTAACATTCACCACTTAGAATTGAACATTAAAAAGAACCctccaaaataataaaaaataattaaaacaattaaaacattcaaaagtaaaaaattatttgaaaatcaaacaaCGTAAAACCACTTTAGAGTatagaatttaggatttagtgttAGGATATAGAGTGGTCAGAACTCAGAAGTGGTGGCTAGCTGGCAGCGGTAGCCATGGCAGTAGGAGGTGATAGTAGTGGTGTTGAAATTATGTGACGGGAAGAAAGAAGGGACAGAAAAAAGGGGgtaaaaaagtaatttaaaaaaattgtgaatgCAGGAATTTTATGTCGGTTTCATAACATTACTAAACGAAATTCACTAAGCCTAACCTAAGTAAACAGATTATAATGAGCTAGTGTTGATTTCAACATACCATTGCAAGTGAAAAACGTATATtagcaataaataaaaaagaacattTAGTGTAAATAAATATTGACCGGGAAATAAATAGATAAGTGCTAATTGTACATTTAAATAAGGTGTTTGTTAATTTTCAACTCAGtttgaagataaaaaaataataggatTGATATTACATATTAGAATAAGAATTATGAAGTTGGgggaatggatttttttttaattgatggaATAAAGTGTAATTTCTaagtttttaatgttttttttttatgttttttttgtctTACCTATAAAATGAATTGTGAGAGATCACATTTTATCATttcaagtgaaaaaaaaaattgagagaatcgaattCCCGAATTTAGATTTTCTAAAGTGAAAAAgttaataaagtaataaaatgaAGGGTTAATCTTcattgattttgtaattttcatAAAATGTATGTCCTACTATCTTAATTCAAGAGTGATTAATTTTTCACTTTACTAGTTTATCAACTTTTTCTCTTTAAATCTAAATCTAGTGTACTCCACATTGGATCAACTGTTCACTGGTGTATTGTACACCATGCATAATCAAGTGTATCACAGAATTAGCCTATACCTTAAAAGTATTCCTAGTCATTTATTCTTGGTTTTTAATATAACTTTTAACtactactaaaaaaaataaatgactataaatattttagtattttgctAATAAGTATCCAGAAACACTAATTAAGAATACTACAAGTAGAAAATCTTTATAGTAAAtatatgttaattttaaaaatttctatattttttatttatttaaagaaCACTGTCTTTTAACTCTATTAACCAATGTCTTTAGAAAACTCTGAAGTTTTAACCAAATCCATAACACGTcaaagtgaaaaataaatatgCTAGTATTTCCTAGGAATATATTCTTTGGCTTTGGCGTAGTAACCTCATGgtatcatagaaaaatatttgtataatacGGAAATAATAGTGTATTTTAACAAGATCTataataattcaataaaagaTCTATCTggtatttattttcaatttttatatttctaagatttatactataaaatatttatatttttatatgtgtatttataattttaaatattattattttattataattcagTTATTTTAATTGAACTGGTTATATATAAATCAATAACTAAAATGGTTGTATAACTGATTTGATTTTTAGAGCTTTGATTAAATATGATTTAGAATATGCATCCCAGTGAAAATTTGGATGAGGTAACTGGCATGTGAGGTGGTAATCACCAATGAGTTAGATTTGTActgaacaaaaacaaaaaaaccaaCTTAAATTTATTTAGTAGATAATTCATGAGTAAATAATATTAGAGAGTTTGAATTTCGATATGTACATATTACatataataagttaataatttattggctaatgacaaatctttaaatatcatgagaaacaaaaaaaaaaagtttccgACGCCTAAACTTACTCTTGATCAACACACTTTGTTATCCTTAAAATTTAGATTGATGATCGAATGTTTagagtaaattttattttaaatatatatatatatattttatttttgtctaaatGTTTTAAATAGATTCAATAGTGTGCCAatattaaatatgaaaaaaatatttaacattatgcattaaaagcataattagttaaacaattattattaatctATCTATTATCAACCTATTGTCACTATATTGACATCGTTGTCAACCTATTTATTCAAGTAAATCCTATTATCTTCTAACGTAGACATTATTAAATTTGCCCTTATTTGTGAATTCAAATACTAATGATGTTAATTATCTCACATATTCATTGAAAAttctttttgaataaaaatgaagtattattttaatttttaatatttaagtcaaattttaatttgattcttaATGTTTCGaacatcttatttttattctaaaaaattttaaatggatTTAATATTATGCTATTGTTAAATTTGATATGAATAATTAATAGAACAATTGACATAGACATTAAcaatattattgttaatttatatcTTCTtccatatattaaaaaaatataaccaaaattttttaatagcaCTTGTTGACCTCCttgcaaaaaaatttttttttttcaaatcatattaatcaatcatcaagctccataatcaaagaaaatttttttttcattggagAATAAATTTTACTTATTTACCAAAATCAAATGTTACTGAGTCTTTAATATGCTAATTGTTcatgttaaatttaattgtgCGATAATATTGTACGgctatttttttttgcatatgaCACACACTTTGGTGTTACACCGGGTTATGGATCGTAGGGGAAATTTACATTGTTGTGATGGCTGTTAGGTGATGGAgaaaaatcggacggtccgatttcttGCAGGGGAGAGGGGACACAAATCGGACTATCCGATTTATGGTTCAAAGATGGCTGGGTGCAAAGAAATCGGACCCAACGATTTCATGCATAGATGATGAATTTTATTTGGGCCAAGGAAATCGGACTCACCGATTTCAAGGCTTCTGGACCAAAAATCTGAAAGGAACCTAAATCGGATCCAGCGATTTGTGGGAGTCCAATTTTTTTGGCAGGCTATTCCCTAATCGGACAGTCTGATTTTAACGTTCAAAAAATTTCGAATGGCCATAAAAGCGGTCGAACAGTCCGATTTCTGATGTATATATATTCCCAAATCCAAACTAAGCATccaacttcatcttcttcctcctctcccgTTCTCCAAATTGCTGCAGTCCGTCTCagtccttctcttcttctctattATCATGGATGATAGAGTAAGATTAAAGGTGTATTATGATGGCtaaattttattacaaacatCAGAAGAAGTAAAATTTGTGTGTgaaaatttattagatatttttattccattcacattgtcatttaaagaattaaaagatGTCATTTGTGAGAAGATAAATTCTCAAATATCTAGAAGAGTGACATGTATTCTATACAGATATCTCATATCTGTGTTTAATGAATTTGttcaatttcaaacaaaaaacgTGAACAATAAAACGAGTATGCAAGaaatactaattaatattaCTATAAATCAGTAGATAACAAGTAACTTGTTATCATACATCcataatcataatataaattaatattattatactaATCTCTAACATAAGATAATcactataatttattatattattactaaTCTCAAACATTATCATAAtattaatactaattaatttatttattaccaCACGTATAACAATCTTAGTATTAGTACtatattctaataataattaaaccaTCAGACGTGTAGTaataagaattattattattattacaattaatattattattattgcaattaatattaattattttatttatcatatctccattttaataacaattattattattattattattattattattattattattattattattattattgcaattaTCTTATTAATacaacaattaatttattatcataatATACCATAATCTTTCTAAACAACTGTAACGGCCTGGCCCACATATATCATGGGCCGATCTGACCCATGAACCACCCGACCCGAATGGTTGGGCGCGAGGCGATCAAGTACTGACCTGGACACGCGTCTAGGACAGCTCTCTAATACAGCTGTATGAGGAAGTTTCGAAGAATGTGGGTTCTGCTTCTGTGGAACCCGCTTCTGACACGGTATATATGGGGAGGGTCCTACCCCTCCCCCAAGGTATGACACCTATCACTTTAACCCTTTTTTGTCTGCACACTAAATTGACTAGAGcgcggagtgtctttgcaggtgacatTTCTCTTTACCTCAGGAGCTCGGAACGTCGGCTACTCCAACTCCACCCTCGCGACCCGATTCCAAGCCACACCCCACCTATCAACTCGAGGATCCCTCCGAACCGTCCGATACCCGACCTACCGAACATTGGTGCCGTCTGTGGGGAGCGCCTAAATGGACATCGTGCAAGGTCCAGGGGACCCCGGCCGCCCGATCCTTCTTGTCCTCAGGAGGGTTCTCCGGCTTCTCACCATCTTTCTCCTCATCGTTGTCCGCCAAGAAAGTGTTGAACAAACCCTCAAGCCCTGTCACTGAAGCAGACATCTCCACTGCAACAAATAAGTAAACAAGTTAGTCGTAAGGTCGGCGTGACCAATCGAAGCAACagtaaaatgcaagaaatacAAGTTAAAGCTACCCACAAATATAATTTCTGGCGACCTCCCGATCACCCATAAGGAGGTGGAGATTCACATGATTCCTCCCAAAAATGGCCAACAACACGTCGGCAACCTTTCTGTCCACAACGGACAATCCCTTGTAAGTCACCTTGATGATGGAGTTAGACCCCGCCCCAAAACTCCTATACGTCGGGATGAGGCGTTCCCCTTCTAACGACAACCAGAAGGGATGGCGACCTTTGACTGGACGCACCTTAAAATATTTATCCTTAAATCCATGGTAAGAGTCTTCAAACAAGCCAAAAATCTTTCGACCCTGGGCGGATCGGAAGGACATGAACCCTTTCCTCGCTTTCCCTTCCTTGGAAGGATTCGTAAggttgaaaaaataaagaaaaacatcCACAGACACCGGCAGATCTAGGTATTCACACACCATCTTGAAACAGCGGATGGAAGCCCACTGTTCGGATGCAGCTGCGACGGCGCCACGGAGATCCGGTTAAGGAGCGCCATCTGAAAGGCCGAAAAAGGAATACGAACTCCCACTTGGGTGAACATTGACTTATAAAACCAAATCCAATCGAAAATCCGGGGGAGTGGAAGTTGAGCTCGTATAACCGCTCGGTGGGGGCAGGAACGAAAACGTCATAGTTAGCCTCCTCGTCAGTTCCGCCACACAAGTACTCGGCTTGACGGAACTCGGTAAGCTCTTCCTCACCCATCTGATTCGGGAAATCTTTCACGTCGGAAGACACCCAAGCGTACGGGTCGTAACCCGTGGCAGAGGTGGAAGCTCGTGAGATGATGCGAGGCATACCTACAATAGGAGTACCACTTGGTTAGTCTACGAGGTCGGGAGCTCAGAAAAAGCCCATAAACTACATTTAGCCTATCCAGTAACTAAAATCAAGCATGGTTGAAGCAAAATTCGAGTAAAAGCCTAAAAAGCTAATACCCTGGAATGGTAACCCCCCTAACACACCTACTTAACACTAAGGTCATCTATCATACAAATCAAACAAGCAGCATGCATGCAGAAGAACTAGTGATGGAGGTAAAATGACCACAAAGCAGAAAGAGAATGGATGAATGTTTACCTGGATTAGTTGCGTAGAcctgaaagagaaagaaaaggagcAAATATACGGGGATGCAGAAATGATACTCTGTAAAACTTgggagagaagaagatgaagatggatGGAGTAAAGAAGTGAGATGAAAACTGTCAGAGGCAAAACTATTTAAAACTGCCAGACTAAAGAAGCGCGAAAGGCCTACGGGCAAAATAGTCTTTGCGTGTGGGGTTTTGAAATGACCCATTATGAGCATTTAATGCTCTGCGCGATGAATGAGGCGACAGACGGTTATCCCAGCAACAAACAGACAAGCGCGCAAGAGGCACGTCCTCTCCACGGGCAGCCAACCTGACGACAACGTACAAAAGAAGAGATAACACGCCACCAACGACCCTCACGATCATTACTGGCACGTTGAAGGCActgttacggcctggcccaCATATATCATGGGCCGACCCGACCCACGAACCACCCGACCCGAACGGTCGGGTGCGAGGCGATCAAGTaccgacccggacacgcgtccaGGATAGCTCTCTACTACAGCTGTATGAGGAAGCTTCGAGGAAGGTGGGTTCTGCTTCTGTGGGACCCGCTTCTGACACGATATATATGGGGAGGGTCCTACCCCTCTCCCAAGGTACGACACCTACCACGTTAACCCTTTTTCGCCTGCACACTAAACTAACTAGAGCGTCGGAGTatctttgcaggtgacaccccccTTTACCTCAGGAGCTCGGAATGTCGGCTACTCCAACTCCACCCTCGCGACCCGGTTCCAGGCCACACCCCACCTATCAATCCGAGGATCCCTCCGAACCGTCCGGTACCCGACCTACCGAACAACAATATTATTACACTAATCTCTAATCTCTAACATTaccattataatttattattactaatccctaaaattattttaattaaattagaatatttaaaaattattactacactaatttttaacattatcattataataaacaaataatctctaatattataattattattttaattaaaataaaattttttgaaataaaaacttACATAGTTAGGATGATCAAGATAATTAGCGATGTGGAGCTCCGGATGATTGAc harbors:
- the LOC107469238 gene encoding uncharacterized protein LOC107469238; this translates as MNSVFSDQILADKLSKLNSTQQCIETLSHWCIFHRSKAEVVVETWKKQFDKSEMVQKVPLLYLANDILQNSKRKGNEFVTEFWKVLPSALKYVDEKGDDHEKKVASRLVDIWEQRRVFGSRAKNLKDLMLAEEAPTPLQFSKKRSRSGSLKIVKRDSRSIKLKLSIGGPAEKIVSAFHSVLTEQSIEDAEMSKSKSAIQHMKKMENDVDIACSIAMDPKRKTLSKELEKEENTLKQCIEKLKLVEANRVVLVSHLKEALHEQEADLENIRTQMLVAQAKVEEASIMRARLDNEDSSQKATTATTSPAVANGNSEAATKKSAAAIAAEVADKLTASSSSQLIMTSVLSTFAAEEAKSAGPTSSESTTQQLIAAQNHSYPSVLVTQPILQDVASASQGQYPMLCNPSTQQYVQSTGAAHSPYYVSISPVPVPLPQPPPPAHVAAMMPLPHQTLPIMQQQSIPVPQRAPAPPSFRPLQPPGMVYYTNPQQSI